The following nucleotide sequence is from Aedes aegypti strain LVP_AGWG chromosome 3, AaegL5.0 Primary Assembly, whole genome shotgun sequence.
TGGATGGATGGATGATGCACGAATAGTTTTTAGGTTTTATGATGATTGACATTGTTTGTAGAAAAGTAATTGTGATTGTATTGTATTTATTGACTTTGTTTATAATTGTTACTGACAGTGATTGTAATGTTTATGTAGAAAAGAAATGAGGTTTTTACGCCTTTTTGAGCAAGTCGCGTGTTGTTGGTCTACTCAAATCGGCTTTTCCTCATCAAACGCTTCATTAAGCAAAAGCAGATGAAGCTAGaaaccaaataaacaaataaacaaataaacaaataaacaaatacgtgtgaagtgcagggggggtatacgcaacgagatgcgcctaccgttcatgttttgtgggtgtattcgtttggctcacaacgctgctaggcatcacgctgtttgagtgttgaaatgcatcagcatttgctgcctggcatggcccgcgttcgACCTATGCTGttgggtcggcccgcgtgagagatgatgctgtttgggacggcccgcccgagagatgattgttaggcgagctttgtttgtagttgacagccgtacacccaccctggtgaagtgtaatgaaaagactttcaaccttctactaatatagcGATAGAGGTtgaagtacatgcgtgatactttgcacaggagaaatttaatgttgtaaattttatctagtttcatcATACAAGTtcattgatatagtaaacaaaaactacttttttctaaaaatgtatattgtcattaattatgtgtaataatatgttccctaacatatgaattataaattttagtaatatcagccttattagctgaaatattccataaaccatatttttccgttttgacccaatctcacccctagacccattgtcacccccatcgacggtacatgattttaaaagtatgagatttttcagtaaaacgaccataaagagtaaaatttatacttaagactgcggtttaaactcacgttttagctctcgtttatacaaatgtagtttctttagtaacctaaactagttttgaacacgcctattacttttctctttttcaGGGAGTGAAGTTGTCCATAAATGGATAAATTACTAAAGTAACCTAATATCAGAGAATGATGGAATATAATtaattttttaaagctataccattagtagaatagtaaaggatacaaacatacaatttgtttataaacatGAGGATTTTtgatttgcgaaaaataatgtcaaactttgacgaacagtttttcttaggagtttttggaaacacTATTTGgtttttcaaccaaaagcattttctaagatcttatatttttgaagcattgtagaataatagttgaacgattacgattttatcaataaataaaaaagatgaaGCGTAAGCACTTGTCCACTTTATATAATGAACAGTAATTACATCTCTAATtcgatattttcattaaaagtctcaaatattctccaaatgttaataaattccATAAATTTGAATGTTATGATTATGCTTATAGTAAAATTAAGGGTTTTAACTTGCTTCAGGGTCagaaaacttaatattttttgaCTGCTCAAAAGATGTAAAGAAAGAGAATGTTTCACGATTCTACTATTTCCCACGTTGAAATTagtattttgaatgtattttgtgaaacttacaaatatttcaaaatttgaaaaatatgtgttctgtatctcgatacctccctaactcgatggtccctgcaATATCGAGGAGTTAGGGAAAATTGACTTAAAATCAGTACAATTGCTATTCAAAGGACCATCGACGAAACCATAAAAACGATTTTGTACTATTGTTCTCTTACTCGATACCGAGATATGTTACAATGATCACACTATCATGGGTCACCCACTATTGTGGGTCACTCCATTAATGCGTGTGGAACagagtgactaataatcgtgacaaggtgacccataatagtgtgagCAGTGTATATGTATTTaattagggagagttgactctGTATACATTTTTGTATTGCACATTTATTGAGGCTCAGGCATTAGACAgctataaaataatcaataatcaaACTAAAGACGGGGTTGGGTGTTGAAGAGGGTTGATGAACATGTGAACGAAAAAGCatatgttttgaaaactttccgaaaaaaatctccatcgtATATCGCAAAAAAATGGGATCATGTCACATGAGCTACCAATAAAAACGCAGATAATCCAAAAACAACCACAGGTGCAAAATCACCTGATTGCCTCTAGTTTATTATCGTCTAAAAAGCCAGAAATATCCGTCAGAAAGCTTTTCCTGCACGTGGGATACATCAAGCTGCAATCCGCACCCATCCGTCCGTATTTTTCTGCCATTTCGTATTTGAGTTTCATTTTCCGCTCGTGATCACCAAATGCTTGATGCTCTGAAGGCCTGAAATATCGTGAGAGTTTTCGATTTAGTATCGATCAAATTATGTTGTTTTTATGAAGGTAACTTACGTTAGCAAAAAGTGTAAGACTTCAGTATATAAGTCTTCCTCTAAATTATGGAAGGGGCTATGTGATAACTCGCATACACTTTTGATAACACAGTCCTTATCATAGCCAGCGAGCTGTAGAACTTCTTCTATAGCCGTATAAACATCCCCCGCACTCAGGTGTCTGGAGGAGCGTCTTTTTCGAGTTGCTCTAGCGGTTACGACTTCCGTCGGCATGTATCTTCCTTTCACGATATCCACCATTGACCGGGCCCAGGTCGGAAAACTGTAGAAATCCTTCAACCTGTACGGAAGATTGTAATTCACCTGAAAGCCTATATTCACACCCAAACGTCTGAAGGGGTACTTTTTCTTCGGGACGAAAAATGGCGTTCCTGACGAAGTACAAATCGATAGCTGAAAAATGATAGAATATTGCACATATAGATTTTTGCACAATCATATCAAACAAACCTGCATGGTAGAGAGAGATGGGAAAAGTAGGTAACGTCCTTCTTCAACGGCATTTGTTTGGTTCTTTTCCACGAACGTTCCAGCCACATCACCAATAAAGACGTACAAGCATGCCGAAAACGTGATTACTTTTAAAAGAAAGTGCATTTTTTGGGGAATGTATAACTAATGGCTTTGCTGTCGGATACTAAACTGTTTTCTCGTCTCACGGGAGGCAtcgaatttcaaagaaaaagtGTTGACTCAAAGGTGCTAACTCGATAAAATCACTTTCTTCTGCTTTCTATGTGATAATGAACTGATTGGTAGGGGCTGTTACCAGATTTTTCTTGACAGATGGTGCATTATTTATAAAGGCCCTATAAAACGCGTACAACAAACCTTGAACTTCAGGTTTTTATTCGCAGTTTAGCGTGACATTTTTGTCATAGTTTCACAGCTAAGAACTTTATACAAGTGTTCTTTGAAATAAGGGTGTTCTTTTACATTTTCTAAAATGACTGGTtgtgaaacaaacaaaaaaataatcttggGATTTATTATATACAGTTTAATCAATATCACGGATGAACCTTTTGTAATGTTGTTTGTAATGGGTATTAATCAACTATTGTGTTTTATGTTCTGAAATCGATGGAACTAGCTTGCTGAGCAACATCGTTGATTATGTGCAGTCATGACTGAAAaccccatacaaatttcaatggagATAGGaaactttatttaaattttccttATTCTTCCTGGTATTTTATTAATAACCTTCCCTTAGTTTTTAtatgtcggacaaaacctcaaatgtGTCCCAATAGATTGAAAATTGCAATCTACTAACTTTCTTCGAAAACTGATATCATCCCGTTAGGTATAAATGTTAAATCTAAAATACGATTTTccagtgaattttttttcttgttaagTTATCGTATTGAATAAAAAAGCtattattttgtgaaaaaaaggaTGTAATGTTAAAATTTGTACCTTAACTAGAGATACACATTTTACATCCATACGGTAATTTAAGTTGAATTTTCATCGTAATGTGGAAAAGGATGCAGATTTAATGGATAAACCAGCTATAttataaagaaaaataaaattgtcaaCTCTTGGGGCAAAAAGGGTCAAGTAAAACTTTAGTACATCTGATAGCATAGATCACTTGCTGCCAGTATAAAGTGATCCATTTTTCCGAAACACTTCATATAAGACGgaaaaagtattaaaaattatttaatatGTTGAAGAAGgattgtaaaaaatattatttgttacaaataactactaaatttgttcaaaactaTAAATGTATCGCCAAATCAAAGGTTTAGGACTACATTTTCTAATGAAGCCTATTGATATCAATTCGGTTATGATATTGTTACAGCTGTTAGAAGTTTTCTCAGACAACTAGAAgacgcataacagtttacgaacaaagttgtttatttgcacaaatttcatcacatcCGCACTGGTGGAtgatatcgtttgatcgatgagtttcgctattttatgagtttatATGTTCAtctcgtttcgtcccgtatggCAAACTTAAGTTAAATCGGATCAATGCGTAGaaactgtcaaatcaacttttttcttctatatttattatcgagatttttagccctgggctagttcatctcgggaccaatggTCTTCTTCCGTTTCGAAGGAAGTCATCGCTGATTTTATTTAGTGTCCCTTCACTTTTTGTACATATAAGGCGTTTTCccaacatcttatacgtgaaactttgcgcatatatGCATCGCATAATGCGCAATTTCGTTATACgttacattctggttgtctgggttctaGGTGAACTGTGGTTGATGAATTCAAAGCAGGGTTAGTCAGTTGTTTAGGCATATTGTGATACGGAGTGTGGACTCGATTTCCACCACACGTTCACTGGTccactgcactatggtccagagagcagttttacgcggaaagatgcattttgagctttataaTGAAACATttgacgaaaacggtcttccacaaagttgtttgtattcgTTAAGCTCTTTGTTAGTTGTTATTggaaattagggtggaccacattttcatagaaattgtgtaacttccttttttaattgaagaaattatattatacatcagcaaagttgtagaccatccAATTTCAAGCAACGGTTTTTTTATGTTACTCTTAAATTGACCAATTTAGAGCTTTTTCCTAAGGTGACATAGGGtggctctagcgttttcaattctaatatctcatcaaagtaatctgtgaaaaacttttcaagctttgaaaaatgcgcaatttggtgagtgaagaagcTTACTATCTCCTTCcatttgggagttattgttttgttcaaaatcatgcctactttgattgtgaatgtCTCTGATTGGGGAAAGTATAGAAAATATCTTTTGAGGACATTCAGAAGAcagaataaaattgtatattatatcaataaaatacagatgtgttatttttctaattcttataaaatgccttgaaaaacaaatatgttttaTCACATAAActtaaataacttttgaacttctATAACCTATTCCTAttattggcacttttgattcatttcggCAGTGGGGCTTTTAAAAAGCCACTGAGATCATATCTGGAaccaatatgcgtcgtattgaagtgcttcttattgcaaataTTCAGAAAATTAAGCCTAGAAAAACactccatgccaaagtgaataagCGAATTACCCAAGTAGCTTTTCACcctagatatcaacaatcttttaacatgtaaatttgcgttttctcaagttctaaaagtcgttcacaGGCTACTTTGACGAGAAGTTAATATTAAAATAACTAGAGTTGAAAgacttatttttgttgtttttctatGATGATTGGGGAAAAATGCTCttgattggtcaaattttgagctacagaaaagcTTTTTTATCACAGTTGATCAACATGTGATGATCTACTACTTTTCCTAAGAGTAAATAccattatttttgcaaataagaaTGGTAGGTTATAAGAATTATGTGATATTGTGCAACACCCTAGTTTAAAATAAGAAAGTATTAGAGCTTACTTttttaagaaacaattttgtagaagatcatttttatcttaaattttatttgcatgcttaaaattcaaaaacatacgatgaaaatcttcaaaatagttttatagccctatctttcttatttcagattctcgcaaaagtagtctatgaacaacttttagaacttaactaAACGCATTTTTTCGTGCAAATATTGAacaatttggtgagtgaagaaatttACTATATcattccgtttgggagttattgttttATTGGAGACATATAAGGAATGCAGAACGTCGGTCATAATTAACATTACGGGTCTAAAGATTCATAGCGTAGCTCTTCCCTAAGGGAACCTGCTTCGGATGGACCGTTTTGAAGTCTGGCTATCATATCGTTTCATAAGGATAATGTAACAACATCCAAATTGTTAAGTCAGAAGGGACCAAGAataaaacttgggaaaattgtatAATTCTtacattagatgcgaaattaacTTCCCTCCATTTCaccttgatcagatttgatgcaAACGGGAATGGCAAGAAATATGTAACAAACTTACTTGTATtgtaaaagctgttcccagctcgtgtgtgttgccgcagctctggtagatggtatggttacctctaaacgttcgcaacattgatcccttccaacacacttcctgcaacgctacaaTGCCGAATTCATACGGTTCtgcagcacgtcggcgagtatgcgtgtgctcccgatgaagttgagatgTTTACAgctccacgtaccgagcttccaatcgctagtccctttacgtcgctgtggtcttcgccgactgtcccggttcgtattctctcgttgattattcgttgctttttttttacggctggcttgcagggcctgacatcaACCCCCTGGATTTCCGGAGGatcattccccctaaatgttcggacgGCCAGaatgcacagtttagcttataacagacgctgttgtgagccgctcctaacatggagtacatacgctcaaggtttgcagaagcaaaagaaaATCCCCCCTtgccctgtcagcatacgaccagagttcccaccggggttggctacccgatcttccctaatgttactcgtaccccggccagtaccgcgaggggGTAGGGGTATAAGTTGCTGGgcaaggggctgtccattaattacgtaagggtttatgggggagggggggtctgagaattcttacgcgccatgcagtttatttttgattttcatacaaaaaatcttaccatggggggagggggggttgaaaaaccccgaaatttgtcttacgtaattaatggaccgcccccaagagactaaggaccgcacagtggggtctattttattccttcaggtacgcgaggtagcaatggtacgccatgcccagtcatttaccaaccaaaaattttgacattacTTCTGAATAAATGATGAGTGATTTGATAATCTCCCAATATGATCCtctaaatggattttttttttccaaatatgcccacgcaaaaaaatatatcaagtgtAAAATTCTGTCAAGCAATTTTCAGCAATTCATCCACAAATATCCATCATGATTCTTGTGGAGATTTTTCGGGGTATAGTTACTTTTTCTAGCAGTTTCTCTGAGAACTACGCTGAACAGCGATAATTACAAAGGTTTCAATAGAAGCAAATCATAGCTAAACCCACTCTTGTTTTACAATTACCTACCAAaacaaagttaaaaaaattgGGGAGAATAATAAAATCATCTTTTTAGAAGCTATATGATAAATTCTTGATGTAATCCTAGAGACATGCCTTCACGAATTCCTCCTTTATCCCCCTTACAActtcaatttattttcagaaaaatcagatatttttctgaaaaccttTGGAAAATTATGACAATTAAAAACGAACGATTAGGCATATTAGGAAAATTGTTACATTATTAAAGGTAAATTATGAATGCTAAAGATTCCTTACAAAATTAAGATTATCAAGCAATATGGGAAATTAACAGATCATTTATCAATTAGTTATGTATGATTACGTTTTTTGAAGAATATATAGATAAAATGGATAAGTGAATAATCACAGTTCATCAATACTCAACCCAAAACAATATTCTATGTCAACATAATACTTTCTTTAGTCAGATAAAACCACGTGGTTGACCTTGCATCCTCCCCCTTCACAGCGTTCCTTTTCCAAAAAGGAATAATGATATTAAGATTTTAGTATTCCAGGATTatacaaaaacacatttttgcagtgtatacaaactatgacgttTTCATGTTCAAACGTAAACAAACAGTAGCTGTTAAAAGTTCCACTCTGATacaatctacaaaaaaaatgtgaaacgataaaatttcatacaagtgtAACCACGAACGTGTCTTATAATTTAAGCTGAATTATCTCCGAGCATTGACTTAAGTAAGTTTAGCATCAATCACAATGCAAAACTTattggaaaatgtaaaatttcaaagaaaagcaaCCTTTTTTGTAAACCATTGCAAGTCCTCTATGGTCGGACACCTCTTGTCCTCTATTACCGGACAGTGAAAACGTTAACCTAATAACTGGAATCTAATTTATAATTCGCTTTTTTCATAAATGTAGagtacaaaaaacaaacagcaaCAAGAATAAAccataaacaacaaaactttcggTCCTTGGAGGCCTTATAAAGTGCTTCAAACATGATGCTTTTAAGTCAAATGAGCACACGAGAAGCAGCCACAAGATATgatgtacagtcatctctccataactcgatagtgaccatcaagttagggagggtggtaggtcatttggcataaagtctttggcataaagccgtttggcataaagtcgtttggcataatggtcatttgagtgattccaagcaacagcaccaaaatttggtaaattttttaattcatttttttctattgagctgaaactttgcacagttttccagttccatctaaatcgtcattttccgatatcaaatcttcaagttgagtcacgactaacttttcaaaagggtgtatgtgaaaatggttcaaaaatattcaaaaagctgcacagcaaaaacggttcgttcgattgttagacaactaaagaaacaaaattagacaactaaataaagattccaaaaaaaaaatacacacagtaaaaaaaaaaaattttgcattaaaaaacataatttttgacacaaaaactcaaatatctcaaaaccctatcggaataccaacgtaatttcggtccattatattagctatctaccataaaaatttggtgatggtaaaccaataaacaaaaaagttatgacatttcaaacatgtcacaattttcacatttagtagaaaaaaatttttttttttcggtgtaaattattacgggaaccgcagtttgttgctgattttattgttaagggccttgcgtgaattaaacaagtcgttttcatgtatttattagtattatgtatattatatgtataaatattatgtatatgcataaatattatatgtatatgtatatacgtataaattaaaatgaattaacagattacacgaaaataattttttttttaccaggatatttttttttagagtatgatcgatgagtttctaaatgttatatataaactttaaaagttttggatttgggtatgcgttatgagatcatgaaaacattttattaatacttatttatttatttattgttattcaatttttttacaatatcgaacacttttgcatcattatcagtacagttcgagtatagttttgctttaattttattttctgacaatggaatgaaacagtgaaatttttgggttccttggatcgttttcgtgttattatattgctcgctgagctctgatgccgttaattcgtactcttcagtagtagtaaaacaaaatgataattttgttaaatcttcttcttttctgcgattcgcccaatcaaatagttcttttgcagttttaattggatgctcacgttctttggctaaacttgctcttgtggccatgcgctttatggttcttccaatagcatcacaaggacctttgccatgtgacgtagcaaagaaatgccattctgcatcaattccgtactttgatttaaattgacatagctCGAAacattcttacggtttttgtactgcgatgctgctccatcagacatgaaatatatctttttttttctttatccttatcaatgcgtaaaaagttaatcattttggcaatgaacaaatttacagatactgagtcgtgtcttaaatcttcggaaattacaataaaactaaaatgttcaatttgcgtacttccattgaaataaataacgaatggatgaattgtagcttgttgtacgttccagtgatgggactgcacttcatcttgcaatacaaagctatagttttcagaaaaatcacaaatgactaaaaattcatgtATTGTATTcagtaatgtatttttcgtattttttaaaaagcgggattgctctgttttaataaagtcgtgaggaattatgacacaaactcatctacaggttttacaatagtttctaggtcacacctatccgtggtcacctattgctcaaatgataactgatcaatataattttcttcaaactcagcgaataaagtattttccaatgatgaagaatctggacaatccgaacaagatcgtagatagctatttgatgttgtattttcacacaaaagactaccagttaacattttaatatcctcggataaattgattcttttcaaactatgtaagattaggttaatattttcgtgtgttgtgcacacacaaacattatgtgttcctgaattggatataagcttgcattgccttgggcgaaggcttgcaaatgaggaaaaacctaccttaatattttcgttaatttccttgaagcgtgtatacgcttctttcaaagtagtcatcattaatcgtttttggattgcttgacgctttccatctttttttacagatacataatctttttggccaggcatagctctacttacttcatcgtcttcaaaatattgaattattttttcttttgtctcatctgtt
It contains:
- the LOC5563961 gene encoding uncharacterized protein LOC5563961 produces the protein MHFLLKVITFSACLYVFIGDVAGTFVEKNQTNAVEEGRYLLFPSLSTMQLSICTSSGTPFFVPKKKYPFRRLGVNIGFQVNYNLPYRLKDFYSFPTWARSMVDIVKGRYMPTEVVTARATRKRRSSRHLSAGDVYTAIEEVLQLAGYDKDCVIKSVCELSHSPFHNLEEDLYTEVLHFLLTPSEHQAFGDHERKMKLKYEMAEKYGRMGADCSLMYPTCRKSFLTDISGFLDDNKLEAIR